Proteins encoded in a region of the Methylobacterium radiotolerans JCM 2831 genome:
- a CDS encoding ABC transporter substrate-binding protein — MVKRIRAGLVAAGLALLVAQCAPTPGAPAAGIVVASKLDTEGGVLGNIILQALQARGLPIVDKIQLGATAIVRQALIEGQIDVYPEYTGNAAFFFGKADLPVWKDPEAAYRTARDLDRAANDLVWLTPASANNTWAIAVRQEIARAAGLRTMSDLGRYVAGGGAIRLAASSEFVTSPGALPAFGRAYGFTLRPDQLVILAGGDTAATIAAAARGTSGTNAAMVFGTDGSMAVARLVMLDDDKGVQPVYQPAPVVRGAVLKAHPEIAAVLDPIFRRLDLATLRDLNGRVQIGGEPASAVAADFLRRNGFAR; from the coding sequence ATGGTGAAGCGGATCCGGGCGGGTCTCGTCGCGGCAGGACTCGCGCTGCTGGTCGCCCAGTGCGCGCCCACGCCCGGCGCGCCGGCGGCCGGGATCGTCGTCGCCTCCAAGCTCGACACCGAGGGCGGGGTGCTGGGCAACATCATCCTGCAGGCGCTGCAGGCCCGGGGCCTGCCGATCGTCGACAAGATCCAGCTCGGCGCGACCGCGATCGTCCGGCAGGCCCTGATCGAGGGGCAGATCGACGTCTACCCGGAATACACCGGCAACGCGGCGTTCTTCTTCGGGAAGGCCGATCTCCCGGTCTGGAAGGATCCGGAGGCGGCCTACCGCACGGCCCGGGACCTGGATCGCGCGGCCAACGACCTCGTCTGGCTGACGCCCGCCTCGGCCAACAACACCTGGGCGATCGCCGTGCGCCAGGAGATCGCGCGGGCCGCGGGCCTGAGGACCATGAGCGACCTCGGCCGCTACGTGGCGGGCGGCGGCGCGATCAGGCTCGCCGCCTCGTCGGAATTCGTGACCAGCCCGGGGGCGCTGCCGGCCTTCGGCCGCGCCTACGGCTTCACCCTCCGGCCGGACCAGCTCGTCATCCTGGCCGGGGGCGACACGGCCGCCACGATCGCGGCGGCGGCGCGGGGCACCTCCGGCACGAACGCCGCCATGGTGTTCGGCACCGACGGCAGCATGGCGGTCGCGCGCCTCGTGATGCTGGACGACGACAAGGGCGTCCAGCCGGTCTACCAGCCGGCGCCCGTGGTCCGCGGCGCGGTCCTCAAGGCCCATCCGGAGATCGCCGCGGTGCTGGACCCGATCTTCCGCAGGCTCGATCTGGCCACGCTCCGGGATCTCAACGGGCGGGTCCAGATCGGCGGCGAGCCGGCCTCCGCGGTCGCGGCGGACTTCCTCCGGCGGAACGGGTTCGCGCGCTGA
- a CDS encoding ABC transporter permease, with product MRTGLLSAPGRPRPGVDPLGAAFAAVLGVSLLALPLMTTRPNRIAAGTALSAWSALPTGAALLLGGVVALALPLLALRSAPLLRLAAASAILLLLGLAAGWAADHLTAPGDRYGRVSPDAGWWLASGTAALAVGDALARMRPGPIPRIALLALLVAATGLALRTGFWDNLSVLREYAGRSDTFGRELRTHAALALTSVAAAALIGIPAAALARPVPPLRAGLLTGLNVVQTVPSMALFGMLIAPLAWIGREVPGASALGIAGIGAAPAFVALFAYALLPVAAATVAGLDAVPGPVRDAARGVGMTQRQRLFQVDLPLALPAILTGIRIVLVQNIGLAVIASLVGGGGLGVFVFQGISQNAGDLVLLGALPTVALATGAAVLLDAVIDLSRGRAAERIP from the coding sequence GTGAGGACGGGATTACTGTCCGCGCCCGGGCGGCCCCGCCCGGGCGTCGATCCGCTGGGCGCGGCCTTCGCGGCCGTGCTCGGGGTGAGCCTGCTCGCCCTGCCGCTGATGACGACCCGGCCGAACCGGATCGCGGCCGGCACCGCGCTGTCGGCGTGGTCGGCGCTCCCGACCGGCGCGGCGCTCCTCCTCGGGGGCGTCGTCGCCCTGGCGCTGCCGCTGCTGGCCCTGCGGTCGGCGCCGCTCCTGCGGCTGGCCGCCGCCTCCGCGATCCTGCTGCTGCTCGGCCTCGCGGCCGGCTGGGCGGCCGACCACCTGACCGCGCCGGGCGACCGCTACGGCCGGGTCTCGCCGGATGCCGGCTGGTGGCTCGCCTCCGGGACGGCGGCCCTGGCGGTCGGCGACGCGCTGGCGCGGATGCGGCCGGGGCCGATCCCGCGGATCGCCCTGCTGGCCCTGCTGGTCGCCGCGACGGGGCTCGCCCTGCGCACCGGGTTCTGGGACAACCTCTCGGTCCTGCGGGAATATGCCGGCCGCTCCGACACGTTCGGCCGGGAGCTGCGGACCCACGCCGCCCTCGCCCTCACCTCGGTCGCGGCCGCCGCCCTCATCGGGATCCCGGCGGCCGCGCTGGCGCGCCCGGTCCCGCCCCTGCGGGCGGGCCTGCTCACGGGCCTCAACGTCGTGCAGACCGTCCCGTCCATGGCCCTGTTCGGCATGCTGATCGCGCCCCTGGCCTGGATCGGCCGGGAGGTCCCGGGCGCCTCGGCCCTCGGCATCGCGGGGATCGGCGCCGCGCCGGCCTTCGTGGCGCTGTTCGCCTACGCGCTCCTGCCGGTGGCCGCCGCGACCGTCGCGGGCCTCGACGCCGTGCCCGGGCCGGTGCGCGACGCCGCCCGGGGCGTCGGCATGACCCAGCGCCAGCGGCTGTTCCAGGTGGACCTGCCCCTCGCCCTCCCGGCGATCCTGACCGGGATCCGAATCGTCCTCGTCCAGAATATCGGCCTCGCGGTGATCGCGAGCCTCGTGGGCGGCGGCGGCCTCGGCGTGTTCGTCTTCCAGGGCATCAGCCAGAATGCGGGCGACCTCGTCCTGCTCGGCGCGCTGCCGACCGTCGCCCTGGCGACCGGCGCCGCCGTGCTGCTCGACGCCGTCATCGACCTGAGCCGCGGCCGCGCGGCGGAGCGGATCCCATGA
- a CDS encoding ABC transporter permease translates to MIGAPRIARAALLALLGAFLVAPGLFAPLFRPFAPGDAPPIYAQTPLLTLAVTHLLLVAAATTIAAAIALGLAVAATRPAGRDVLPFARSVARIGQTFPPVAVLALAVPILGFGAVPTLIALVLYGLLPIFETALTGLEDLDPALMEAARGMGLTDRQRLVRVELPLALPMILSGIRLAAVIGLATATIGSTVAASTLGEVIISGLLTGNTAYVLQGGLAVSALALLIDGGFRSLEREAARRAGFRS, encoded by the coding sequence GTGATCGGCGCCCCGCGGATCGCCCGGGCCGCGCTCCTCGCCCTGCTGGGGGCGTTCCTGGTCGCTCCGGGCCTGTTCGCGCCCCTGTTCCGGCCCTTCGCCCCCGGCGACGCGCCGCCGATCTACGCCCAGACGCCGCTGCTGACGCTCGCCGTCACCCACCTCCTGCTCGTCGCGGCCGCGACCACGATCGCGGCCGCGATCGCCCTCGGCCTCGCGGTCGCGGCCACGCGGCCGGCCGGCCGCGACGTGCTGCCGTTCGCCCGGTCGGTGGCCCGCATCGGGCAGACCTTCCCGCCCGTCGCGGTCCTGGCCCTGGCCGTCCCGATCCTCGGGTTCGGGGCGGTTCCGACCCTGATCGCCCTGGTCCTCTACGGGCTCCTGCCGATCTTCGAGACCGCGCTCACCGGGCTCGAGGATCTCGACCCGGCGCTGATGGAGGCCGCGCGCGGCATGGGGCTGACCGACCGGCAGCGGCTCGTCCGCGTCGAGCTGCCCCTGGCGCTGCCGATGATCCTGTCGGGGATCCGCCTCGCCGCCGTCATCGGGCTGGCGACGGCGACGATCGGCTCGACGGTCGCGGCCAGCACCCTCGGCGAGGTGATCATCTCCGGCCTGCTCACCGGCAACACCGCCTACGTGCTGCAGGGCGGCCTCGCCGTGTCCGCGCTGGCCCTGCTGATCGATGGCGGCTTCCGAAGCCTCGAGCGCGAAGCGGCACGACGGGCTGGATTTCGTTCCTAG
- a CDS encoding ABC transporter ATP-binding protein, with protein MIDLAGVSRVFEGRTVVADVTLRVEAGTILTVVGTSGSGKTTLLRMINRLIEPSAGTIRIAGRDVREVPPHLLRRGIGYAIQGHGLFPHRTVAENIAVVPKLVGWERRRIAARVDELLGLFNLDPAVYRDRLPAALSGGEQQRIGVARALAAEPPILLMDEPFGALDPIIRGRAQADLLAIQARYGTTIVLVTHDMTEALHLGDRVAVMDGGRLVQEAAPADLIGAPATAFVGALLGSGERAFQLMALRVVDDLVEPGPAPGPPIPAGTTVRAALAESLWSRRPALPVSRDGVVLGRVTREALAARGARP; from the coding sequence ATGATCGATCTCGCCGGGGTGAGCCGCGTCTTCGAGGGGCGCACGGTCGTGGCGGACGTCACCCTGCGGGTCGAGGCTGGGACGATCCTGACGGTGGTCGGCACCTCGGGATCCGGCAAGACCACCCTGCTGCGCATGATCAACCGCCTGATCGAGCCGAGCGCCGGGACGATCCGGATCGCGGGCCGGGACGTCCGGGAGGTGCCCCCGCACCTCCTGCGCCGCGGGATCGGCTACGCCATCCAGGGACACGGGCTGTTCCCCCACCGCACGGTCGCGGAGAACATCGCGGTGGTCCCGAAGCTCGTCGGCTGGGAGCGCCGGCGGATCGCCGCGCGGGTCGACGAGCTTCTCGGCCTGTTCAACCTCGATCCGGCGGTCTACCGGGACCGCCTGCCGGCGGCGCTCTCCGGCGGCGAGCAGCAGCGGATCGGCGTCGCCCGGGCGCTCGCCGCCGAGCCGCCGATCCTGCTCATGGACGAGCCGTTCGGCGCCCTCGATCCGATCATCCGCGGGCGGGCGCAGGCGGATCTGCTGGCGATCCAGGCGCGCTACGGCACCACGATCGTGCTGGTGACCCACGACATGACCGAGGCGCTCCATCTCGGCGACCGGGTCGCCGTGATGGATGGCGGGCGCCTGGTGCAGGAGGCCGCGCCGGCGGACCTCATCGGCGCGCCGGCCACCGCCTTCGTCGGCGCCCTCCTCGGCAGCGGCGAGCGGGCCTTCCAGCTCATGGCCCTGCGCGTCGTGGACGATCTGGTCGAGCCCGGCCCGGCGCCGGGCCCGCCCATCCCGGCCGGGACCACGGTGCGGGCCGCCCTCGCCGAGAGCCTGTGGTCGCGGCGCCCGGCCCTGCCGGTCAGCCGCGACGGCGTCGTCCTGGGCCGGGTGACGCGGGAGGCCCTCGCGGCGCGGGGTGCCCGGCCGTGA
- a CDS encoding MucR family transcriptional regulator, with product MRKNQDHLERTISDVALRVVTAYLSNNALPHTGIPPLLVTVHGAFSALAVRPAVTEAPPEQPDAARIRGSVRPDGIVSFIDGRSYKTMKRHLTAHGLTPERYRARYGLPDDYPMTAPGYAERRSEIAKAIRLGKAA from the coding sequence TTGCGCAAGAATCAGGATCATCTCGAACGGACGATCAGCGACGTGGCCCTGCGCGTCGTGACCGCCTACCTGTCGAACAACGCGCTGCCGCACACCGGCATACCGCCGCTTCTGGTCACCGTGCACGGCGCGTTCTCCGCGCTCGCCGTCCGGCCGGCGGTCACCGAGGCGCCGCCCGAGCAGCCCGACGCCGCGCGGATCCGCGGCTCGGTCCGCCCGGACGGCATCGTCAGCTTCATCGACGGCCGGTCGTACAAAACCATGAAGCGGCACCTCACCGCGCACGGGCTCACGCCGGAGCGGTACCGCGCGCGCTACGGGCTCCCGGACGATTACCCGATGACCGCGCCCGGCTACGCCGAGCGCCGCTCGGAGATCGCCAAGGCGATCCGGCTCGGCAAGGCCGCCTGA